The Streptococcaceae bacterium ESL0729 genome has a segment encoding these proteins:
- a CDS encoding transporter substrate-binding domain-containing protein, whose amino-acid sequence MVKKFRGLGLGIAFLALGLTLTACGKNTSKDQNQTSDKKTQIVVATDGNTKPFTYTVDGKATGYDVELARKVFEKLPEYDLKVDVTDFDAISVGIDSGRYQMGANNFAWNEKRDEKYYFSYPVSKTNNAVATRVGDNVSTIDDLANKSTEVSTGVNYTDILLAWNKEHPDKEIKLNYVDNIPLATRLGNIESKKIDFLLYDAISLNTVIKEQGFKLQVNSIDLKEDLGVHSGREYFLFAKTDEGRVLQEKVNKILAEFEADGTLKKLSEEFFAGDFVPDASEFK is encoded by the coding sequence ATGGTTAAAAAGTTTAGAGGCCTAGGTCTTGGTATTGCATTTCTTGCTTTAGGACTCACCTTGACTGCTTGCGGTAAAAATACCAGCAAGGACCAAAACCAGACAAGTGATAAAAAGACCCAGATTGTTGTAGCAACAGACGGTAATACCAAACCCTTTACCTACACAGTCGACGGTAAGGCAACTGGTTATGATGTTGAGCTTGCTCGTAAGGTTTTTGAAAAATTACCTGAATACGATTTAAAGGTTGATGTTACAGATTTTGATGCCATCTCTGTAGGAATTGACTCTGGCCGCTACCAGATGGGGGCAAATAACTTTGCTTGGAATGAAAAAAGGGATGAGAAGTACTATTTTTCATATCCTGTATCTAAGACTAATAATGCTGTAGCAACGCGGGTTGGTGATAATGTATCAACCATCGATGACTTGGCTAATAAGTCTACAGAAGTTTCAACGGGGGTTAACTATACTGACATCCTCCTAGCTTGGAATAAGGAACATCCTGATAAGGAAATCAAGCTTAACTATGTTGACAATATCCCACTAGCTACTCGCTTGGGTAATATTGAAAGTAAGAAAATTGACTTTCTTCTTTATGATGCCATCTCCTTAAATACCGTTATTAAGGAGCAAGGATTCAAACTCCAAGTTAACTCTATTGATTTGAAGGAAGACTTGGGTGTTCATTCTGGTAGGGAGTATTTCCTCTTTGCCAAGACAGATGAAGGACGTGTCCTCCAAGAGAAAGTTAACAAGATTTTAGCTGAATTTGAAGCAGATGGTACCCTTAAAAAGCTATCTGAAGAATTCTTTGCAGGTGATTTTGTGCCAGATGCAAGTGAGTTTAAGTAA
- a CDS encoding amino acid ABC transporter permease has translation MQGKYTFQEFWTMFFDKIFNWDSFVEAFPNVISRIPVSLEITLISMFFGLILALALALVSINKIPVLNQLRGLFVSFMRGTPIYVQLLLTYNGIPLILRAINMNYGTAYNINNISPLLFVILTFTLNEAAFNSETIRSAIQSVDSGQIEAAKSLGMTNFQVFKRVTLPEAATVALAPLGNSLIGLFKGTSLAFVAGVIEMTAEAKILGGSNYRIFETYFALALVYWVINIVFEKIISFIERRLEISDPEVPRKKGLFANPFDHGGK, from the coding sequence ATGCAAGGTAAGTATACCTTCCAAGAATTTTGGACCATGTTTTTTGATAAGATATTCAACTGGGATTCCTTTGTTGAAGCTTTTCCAAATGTTATCAGCCGCATACCAGTATCCTTGGAAATAACCTTAATATCTATGTTTTTTGGTCTAATACTTGCCCTAGCTCTGGCTCTTGTAAGTATTAATAAAATACCTGTTTTAAATCAATTGCGGGGACTCTTTGTAAGCTTTATGAGGGGAACTCCCATCTATGTTCAACTACTTTTGACCTATAATGGGATTCCTCTGATTTTAAGGGCCATTAACATGAACTACGGGACGGCCTACAATATAAACAATATCAGTCCCCTTCTTTTCGTTATTTTAACCTTTACCCTCAATGAAGCAGCTTTTAATAGCGAAACCATTCGTTCAGCCATCCAATCAGTGGATAGCGGGCAAATTGAAGCTGCTAAATCGCTTGGGATGACTAATTTTCAAGTTTTCAAGCGGGTAACCTTGCCGGAAGCTGCTACTGTAGCTCTAGCTCCCCTTGGAAATTCCCTAATTGGTCTGTTTAAGGGAACCTCTTTAGCCTTTGTTGCAGGGGTTATTGAAATGACTGCTGAGGCAAAGATTTTAGGAGGTAGTAACTACCGGATTTTTGAAACCTACTTTGCCCTAGCCTTAGTCTACTGGGTCATTAACATTGTTTTTGAAAAGATTATTTCTTTCATTGAAAGAAGGCTTGAGATTTCTGATCCGGAAGTTCCAAGAAAGAAGGGACTCTTTGCTAATCCCTTTGATCATGGAGGTAAGTAA
- a CDS encoding amino acid ABC transporter ATP-binding protein, with translation MIKIKNLSKKFSNVKVLDDISLDVNQGDVIAIIGASGAGKSTFLRSINYLEKPDSGQVEIDDFKVDFKKISKEDILTLRRKTAMVFQQFNLFKRRTALENVMEGLVVVKKMAKAEAQKLAEEELVKVSMIEKKDSYPQFLSGGQKQRVGIARALAMKPKLLLLDEPTSALDPELVGEVQASILRAAEEGQTMILVSHEMDFVYNVATRVLFLEHGKIIEEGSPEDVFNHPKNPRTKEFLNKNINSGILDVIEE, from the coding sequence ATGATTAAGATAAAAAATTTGAGTAAGAAATTTTCTAATGTTAAGGTTTTAGATGATATTTCCCTCGATGTAAATCAAGGGGATGTCATTGCAATCATTGGTGCCAGTGGTGCCGGTAAATCAACCTTCTTAAGAAGCATTAATTACCTGGAAAAACCAGATTCTGGTCAGGTTGAGATTGATGATTTCAAGGTGGATTTTAAAAAAATTAGCAAGGAAGATATTCTTACCTTAAGAAGAAAAACAGCCATGGTCTTCCAACAATTCAATCTTTTTAAAAGAAGGACAGCCCTTGAAAATGTTATGGAGGGTTTGGTTGTTGTAAAAAAAATGGCCAAGGCAGAGGCTCAAAAACTTGCAGAAGAGGAGCTTGTAAAGGTCAGTATGATTGAAAAGAAGGATTCTTATCCCCAATTTTTATCAGGTGGCCAAAAGCAAAGGGTAGGAATTGCCCGAGCACTTGCCATGAAACCTAAACTCTTACTGCTGGACGAGCCGACAAGTGCCCTCGATCCAGAGCTTGTGGGTGAAGTTCAGGCTTCCATTTTAAGGGCAGCTGAGGAGGGTCAAACCATGATTCTTGTCAGCCATGAGATGGATTTTGTTTACAATGTGGCAACCAGAGTTCTCTTTTTAGAACATGGTAAAATTATTGAAGAGGGAAGTCCTGAGGACGTCTTCAATCATCCTAAAAACCCAAGAACCAAAGAGTTTTTGAATAAAAATATAAATAGTGGTATACTGGATGTTATCGAAGAATAA
- a CDS encoding DUF4059 family protein gives MFYTTLTLYVQAFLITLVLTLVISLIYLLGYMARGGQKKTIIQRQNKILDVLMVDVLTIPVLSFAILAIIVVLKAR, from the coding sequence ATGTTTTATACAACCCTAACATTATATGTACAGGCCTTTTTAATAACTCTAGTCCTGACCCTAGTTATAAGTCTTATCTACCTACTAGGGTATATGGCACGGGGTGGTCAAAAGAAAACAATTATTCAAAGGCAAAATAAGATACTAGACGTTCTAATGGTGGATGTTTTGACAATACCTGTCCTATCCTTTGCCATTTTAGCGATAATAGTTGTCCTTAAAGCACGTTAG
- a CDS encoding DEAD/DEAH box helicase: MKFTDFKLKPFINKTLEDINFKDATAVQEKIIPLILQGRDVIGESKTGSGKTHTFLIPIFQKINPESDTVQAVITAPSRELATQIYNAAMKFVENDERIRVVNYVGGTDKNRQIEKLTNNQPHLVIGTPGRVLDLVNSQALKTYTASTYVVDEADMTLDMGFLTDVDKIASTFDKKVQMLVFSATIPQKLQPFLKKYLNNPVVEKIASKTIISDTIDNWMISTKGKNNNSQLLEVVKTINPYLAMIFANTKERADEIHAFLVNNGLKVAKIHGGIPPRERKRIMKSVQNLDYQYVVATDLAARGIDIEGVSHVINDAIPRDLEFFIHRVGRTGRNGLSGTAITLYSPTDDSAIRDLEKMGIKFQPKVIKNGEIVDTYDRDRREKREKSKQDLDITMIGLVKKKKKKVKPGYKKKIGWAIDERNKKQRRQEQRARGRAERKAKKQSF, translated from the coding sequence ATGAAATTTACAGATTTTAAACTAAAACCATTTATTAACAAAACCTTAGAGGATATAAACTTTAAGGATGCAACGGCCGTTCAAGAAAAAATTATTCCCTTGATTTTACAGGGGCGAGATGTCATTGGAGAATCAAAGACAGGAAGTGGTAAGACCCACACCTTCTTAATTCCAATCTTCCAAAAGATTAATCCAGAATCTGATACAGTTCAAGCAGTAATTACCGCTCCAAGCCGTGAATTAGCCACTCAAATTTATAATGCAGCCATGAAATTCGTTGAAAATGATGAACGCATTAGGGTGGTTAACTATGTTGGTGGAACTGATAAGAATCGTCAGATTGAAAAATTGACCAACAACCAGCCTCACTTAGTTATTGGGACACCTGGTCGTGTACTTGACCTAGTAAATTCTCAGGCCCTAAAAACTTATACAGCAAGTACTTATGTTGTTGATGAGGCTGATATGACTCTTGACATGGGATTTTTAACAGACGTTGATAAGATTGCAAGTACCTTTGATAAGAAGGTTCAGATGCTTGTCTTTTCAGCAACCATCCCGCAAAAATTACAACCATTTTTGAAAAAATACTTGAACAATCCAGTGGTTGAGAAAATTGCTAGTAAGACCATTATCAGTGATACTATTGACAATTGGATGATTTCAACCAAGGGGAAAAATAACAACAGTCAACTCCTTGAAGTTGTTAAGACCATCAATCCATACCTGGCAATGATTTTTGCCAACACCAAGGAGCGTGCTGATGAGATTCATGCCTTCCTGGTGAATAACGGTCTCAAGGTTGCAAAAATTCATGGGGGGATTCCACCGCGTGAACGTAAGCGTATTATGAAGTCAGTCCAAAATCTTGACTATCAGTATGTGGTAGCAACAGACCTTGCAGCCCGCGGGATTGATATTGAAGGGGTTAGTCATGTTATTAATGATGCCATCCCTCGTGATCTTGAATTCTTCATCCACCGGGTGGGGCGTACTGGCCGTAATGGTCTTTCAGGTACAGCAATCACCCTTTATTCACCGACTGATGATTCTGCCATCCGTGACCTTGAAAAAATGGGCATTAAGTTCCAACCTAAGGTTATTAAAAACGGCGAAATTGTCGACACTTACGACCGTGACCGTCGTGAAAAACGTGAAAAATCAAAACAAGATCTTGATATTACAATGATTGGTCTTGTCAAAAAGAAAAAGAAAAAAGTTAAACCAGGTTATAAGAAAAAAATTGGCTGGGCCATTGACGAGCGTAACAAGAAACAACGTCGTCAAGAACAAAGGGCCCGTGGACGAGCTGAGCGTAAGGCTAAGAAGCAAAGCTTCTAA